The sequence GCAGCCCGTCGACGGAGATCGGCCAGCCGTACACCTCTGACAAGATGGGACCGGTGAAAACCTCCGCCACGCGCCCTTGAGCTGCGATCCCCCCGCGTGAGACGCACACGATGTGATCGCAATATGCGGCTGCCGCGTTCAGGTCATGGAGCACCACGAGTGCGGTTACTCCTGCCTCGCGGGCTAGGGCTTTCGCAGAACCCAGTAGCTGTTCTTGGTGGCGGATATCGAGGGCCGCTGTCGGTTCATCCAGCAGGATTATTGGAGTATTTTGTGCAAGAACACGGGCAAAGGCCACCCGCGCACGTTCACCACCGGAAAGCGTGCTGATATCGCGTCCGGAGAGATGCGCGGCTCCAGCTGTTTCAAGGGCAGCTTCGATAAACTGCTCGTCAAGTTCGGCGTGGGGCGTTCCGCGCCAAGGGCGGCGGCCCATCGCGACAACATCGCGTACCAGAAATTCAAAGGACACCGAAACATCCTGAAGCATCACCGCACGTTTGCGTGCGAGCTCACGGGGCGAGGTCTTCGGCGACAAACCGCCGACACTGATTTCACCGGAGAAGTCGATATC is a genomic window of Corynebacterium singulare containing:
- a CDS encoding ABC transporter ATP-binding protein, whose translation is MLNVDNLTVQVDGVTLVDSVTFNARPGEVTGLIGPNGAGKSTVLGAIAGDIDFSGEISVGGLSPKTSPRELARKRAVMLQDVSVSFEFLVRDVVAMGRRPWRGTPHAELDEQFIEAALETAGAAHLSGRDISTLSGGERARVAFARVLAQNTPIILLDEPTAALDIRHQEQLLGSAKALAREAGVTALVVLHDLNAAAAYCDHIVCVSRGGIAAQGRVAEVFTGPILSEVYGWPISVDGLQVQPQRAAPTINSFFSHQLEDFHV